Proteins co-encoded in one Kribbella solani genomic window:
- a CDS encoding helix-turn-helix transcriptional regulator: MPNERLRAAMVEQGLTHHALAEELGVNVKSVERWVVGAIVPFPRNRHRLAVRLSRDESYLWPDALTRDRAAALAESEVVRIYPHRADVPADEWRQLFEDGNEDIGILVYAGLFLAEDSGLQRVLRKKGKAGARVRILLGDPDDVHIAERSEEEGIGDAIAAKIRNAQVLYGGLLSAPGIEFRLHRTVLYNSIYRADDRLFVNTHIYGLPAAQAPLWQLRKIPGGELAGHYLDSFERVWADATPMTES, encoded by the coding sequence GTGCCAAACGAACGACTGCGTGCCGCGATGGTGGAACAGGGCCTTACCCATCATGCACTCGCTGAGGAGCTCGGCGTCAACGTCAAGTCCGTCGAGCGCTGGGTCGTGGGCGCCATCGTCCCGTTCCCGCGCAATCGCCACCGCCTGGCGGTTCGGCTCAGTCGTGACGAATCGTACCTGTGGCCGGACGCCCTCACTCGGGACCGGGCCGCCGCGCTGGCCGAGAGCGAAGTAGTCCGCATCTATCCACACCGCGCGGACGTACCCGCGGACGAGTGGCGGCAGCTGTTCGAGGACGGCAACGAGGACATCGGCATCCTCGTGTACGCCGGGCTCTTCTTGGCGGAGGATTCGGGACTGCAGCGTGTGCTTCGGAAGAAGGGCAAGGCGGGCGCTCGCGTACGCATCTTGCTCGGCGATCCGGACGACGTACACATCGCCGAACGCAGCGAAGAAGAAGGCATCGGCGACGCCATCGCCGCAAAGATCCGCAACGCTCAAGTGCTGTACGGCGGGCTGCTGAGCGCACCTGGTATCGAGTTTCGCCTGCACCGTACCGTCTTGTACAACTCGATCTATCGCGCCGACGACCGACTCTTCGTGAACACCCACATCTACGGACTGCCAGCCGCGCAGGCACCGCTCTGGCAACTACGCAAAATCCCAGGCGGCGAACTCGCCGGCCACTACCTGGACAGCTTCGAACGAGTCTGGGCCGACGCAACCCCGATGACCGAATCCTGA
- a CDS encoding NUDIX hydrolase: MPRRIDYYDDPNAPTANSMVPSVNVVIENDVGEILMIERSDNGNWALPGGGIDLGESLSQAGVRETKEETGIDCEILDVLGIYTDPKHIILYTSNGEARQEFSILLRGRATGGTPTPSSESTRVRWIAQTELDTLQMNATMRRRINHYLDPNATLYFD, encoded by the coding sequence ATGCCGCGGCGAATCGACTACTACGACGATCCGAACGCGCCCACCGCGAACAGCATGGTCCCGTCGGTCAACGTCGTGATCGAGAACGACGTCGGCGAGATCCTGATGATCGAACGCTCCGACAACGGCAACTGGGCACTGCCCGGCGGCGGAATCGATCTCGGCGAGTCGCTGTCACAGGCCGGCGTGCGCGAAACCAAAGAAGAAACCGGCATCGACTGCGAAATCCTCGACGTACTCGGCATCTACACCGACCCCAAGCACATCATCCTGTACACAAGCAACGGCGAAGCCCGTCAGGAGTTCTCGATCCTGCTGCGCGGCCGAGCAACCGGCGGTACGCCCACACCGAGCAGCGAGAGCACCCGAGTCCGCTGGATCGCCCAGACCGAACTCGACACCCTCCAGATGAACGCGACAATGCGCCGCCGGATCAACCACTACCTGGACCCCAACGCAACGCTCTACTTCGACTAA